One Phragmites australis chromosome 23, lpPhrAust1.1, whole genome shotgun sequence DNA window includes the following coding sequences:
- the LOC133905990 gene encoding vicilin-like seed storage protein At2g18540: MRAVAEEQEALEEVRDKAIAAQEEASRLEQASRRRTAELLARERLVRAREEAFGQREKSVESARVDLAYRSDELERSHAEVHRQEEEVVIRETDVEIMVTAQDAREEQNTRREAEAASTSVTLTAREEQATKWEVELAARERALAALAEQLNRGQAKALATSGVPTSAATRGVVEAEEMAAREAVQDVAVEVAACFMREPPPELSSGSSSEASSLPSEPADLD, from the exons ATGCgcgcggtggccgaggagcaggaggcattggaggaggTGCGCGACAAAGCTATTGCCGCACAGGAGGAGGCCAGCCGCTTGGAGCAGGCATCGCGGCGGCGGACCGCGGAGCTGCTTGCTCGGGAGCGGCTGGTCCGTGCTCGGGAAGAGGCGTTCGGCCAACGCGAGAAATCTGTGGAGTCTGCCCGGGTAGACTTAGCCTACCGAAGCGATGAGCTCGAGCGTAGTCACGCCGAAGTCCaccgtcaggaggaggaggtcgtgaTCCGCGAGACTGACGTTGAGATCATGGTGACGGCTCAAgacgctcgggaggagcagaacACAAGGCGCGAAGCGGAGGCCGCCTCGACGTCGGTGACCCttactgctcgggaggagcaggccaccAAATGGGAGGTCGAGCTGGCCGCCCGAGAGCGAGCCCTTGCTGCCTTAGCCGAGCAGTTGAACCGGGGACAAGCTAAAGCCCTGGCCACCAGCGGTGTCCCGACCAGCGCAGCCACGAGG ggagtggtcgaggctgaggaaaTGGCAGCCCGGGAAGCTGTCCAGGACGTCGCCGtcgaggtggcggcgtgcttCATGCGGGAGCCACCGCCAGAActgagcagcggcagcagcagcgaagccTCCTCGCTGCCTTCAGAGCCTGCTGACTTagattag